Proteins from one Amycolatopsis benzoatilytica AK 16/65 genomic window:
- a CDS encoding acyl-CoA reductase gives MSVLEQRFPLGGSVSADALLDEVREEPPGGRLTVGDPRVVEFVTKFARKLLAPALARRFPELASLGFFLRKGELAKSLATLETAGDSLRFPRGLVFHVPPANVDTIFVYSWALSALAGNSNVVRVSSRSAGAAEAVLEALNAALDDVSPETAATIRATQRMVTYERSDEVSGALSLAADLRVIWGGDASVAALRKYPLAPHARDLTFPDRSSFAIASVRGWQEATPEQRKAAAEGFYNDSYWFDQAACSSPRAVFWVGDAECAQAAGHEFRRLLAEVLVAKQHVTEPAMAVQKRVSAYGAAVDGLVSSIRFDGNALATLELADATVMPREWLGAGTFANASVESLAELVPIVQRKDQTVSQFGFTREELTDFVTALAGRGVDRVVPFGSALTFAGVWDGYDLLFEFSRLVTVQA, from the coding sequence GTGAGTGTTCTCGAACAGCGTTTTCCGCTCGGCGGCTCGGTTTCGGCCGACGCGCTGCTGGACGAGGTGCGCGAGGAGCCGCCCGGCGGACGGCTGACCGTCGGCGACCCGCGGGTGGTCGAGTTCGTCACCAAGTTCGCCCGCAAGCTGCTCGCGCCCGCGCTGGCGCGCCGCTTCCCGGAGCTGGCTTCGCTGGGTTTCTTCCTGCGCAAGGGAGAACTGGCCAAGTCGCTTGCGACGTTGGAAACCGCGGGCGACTCGCTGCGGTTCCCGCGCGGGCTGGTCTTCCACGTTCCGCCCGCCAACGTGGACACGATCTTCGTCTACTCGTGGGCGCTGTCCGCGCTGGCGGGCAACAGCAACGTGGTGCGCGTTTCGTCGCGTTCGGCCGGGGCGGCCGAGGCGGTGCTGGAGGCACTGAACGCGGCGCTCGACGACGTGTCGCCGGAAACCGCGGCCACCATCCGGGCCACCCAGCGGATGGTCACCTACGAACGCAGCGACGAGGTCAGCGGCGCGTTGTCGCTGGCCGCCGACCTGCGGGTGATCTGGGGTGGCGACGCGTCAGTGGCCGCGCTGCGGAAGTACCCGCTGGCCCCGCACGCGCGCGACCTCACCTTCCCGGACCGCTCGTCGTTCGCCATCGCGTCGGTGCGCGGCTGGCAAGAAGCCACTCCGGAGCAGCGCAAGGCCGCTGCCGAGGGCTTCTACAACGACTCGTACTGGTTCGACCAGGCCGCCTGCTCGTCGCCGCGCGCGGTGTTCTGGGTCGGCGACGCCGAGTGCGCGCAGGCGGCCGGGCACGAGTTCCGCCGGCTGCTCGCCGAGGTGCTGGTCGCGAAGCAGCACGTCACCGAGCCGGCGATGGCCGTGCAGAAGCGGGTGTCCGCGTACGGCGCGGCGGTGGACGGCCTGGTGTCGTCGATCCGCTTCGACGGCAACGCGCTGGCCACGCTCGAGCTGGCCGACGCTACCGTGATGCCGCGCGAGTGGCTGGGCGCGGGCACGTTCGCCAACGCCTCGGTCGAATCGCTGGCCGAACTGGTTCCGATCGTGCAGCGCAAGGACCAGACGGTGAGCCAGTTCGGCTTCACCCGCGAGGAATTGACCGATTTCGTGACAGCGCTGGCCGGCCGCGGGGTGGACCGGGTCGTGCCGTTCGGGTCGGCCCTCACCTTCGCCGGGGTGTGGGACGGCTACGATCTGCTCTTCGAGTTCAGCCGACTGGTCACGGTTCAGGCCTGA